One region of Mycobacterium riyadhense genomic DNA includes:
- a CDS encoding DUF4242 domain-containing protein, giving the protein MFLDRHRPAFIVGVGSTVRRDDQQEFTVPIFMIERNYAAALEPSLDTVDGINRINSQEGVRWLYSFLSADKRKTYCLYEAPSPEAIRTAAARAGLPADVIVEVTDRIMPDGALSDI; this is encoded by the coding sequence ATGTTTTTGGATCGTCACCGCCCGGCGTTCATCGTCGGCGTAGGTTCCACGGTAAGACGAGACGATCAACAGGAGTTCACCGTGCCGATATTCATGATCGAGCGCAACTATGCGGCGGCCCTGGAGCCCAGCCTCGACACTGTGGATGGGATCAACCGCATCAATTCGCAGGAGGGCGTTCGCTGGCTGTACTCGTTTCTGTCCGCGGACAAGCGAAAGACGTATTGCCTCTACGAGGCGCCCTCGCCGGAGGCCATCAGAACCGCAGCCGCACGTGCCGGTCTTCCCGCCGATGTCATTGTCGAGGTAACCGATCGCATCATGCCCGACGGCGCCTTGTCCGACATCTGA
- a CDS encoding amidase, with the protein MSELAEQTRWMDATDQARLVAMGEVTASELLEAAIERIEQSNPALNAVVIEWFDHARSAAADPDLPGGPFRGVPFLLKDLYTSFAGQTLSNGNVALKEAGKIDVADTTLVARFKAAGLVIAGRTNSSEMGSLPTAQPLAWGPTRNPWALDRTSGGSSGGAAAAVAAGMVPFANASDGGGSIRIPASCCGLVGLKPSQGRTTMGPIRAEAGLGVELCVSRTVRDTAGLLDAVRGPGVGDTVIAPAPQRRYVEEVGADPGRLRIGMLDVHPRGEFLHQDCIFAVRAAASLLEGLGHLVEPAWPAVLADTMLTEKFMTLWSTQLALAARRFSETLGREVTADDIEPVNWALIERAQLLSAVEYAAAQDTVWAFRRALQRWWAHGWDVLLTPTVAEPPLPLSEFENNPEHPTAPMRRGGQFAAFTPPFNMSGQPAISLPLHRNADGLPIGIQLVSAYGREDILIRVATQLESAQPWSSDHPTIRC; encoded by the coding sequence ATGAGTGAACTTGCCGAGCAGACACGATGGATGGACGCCACGGATCAGGCACGCTTGGTCGCCATGGGTGAGGTCACTGCCAGCGAGCTGTTGGAGGCCGCGATCGAACGGATCGAGCAGTCCAACCCCGCGCTGAACGCCGTGGTCATCGAGTGGTTCGATCACGCGCGGTCAGCCGCCGCGGACCCGGATCTGCCCGGCGGCCCGTTTCGCGGGGTGCCCTTTCTACTCAAGGACCTTTACACCAGCTTCGCCGGTCAGACGCTGTCCAACGGCAATGTGGCGTTGAAAGAGGCGGGCAAGATCGACGTCGCCGACACCACGCTGGTCGCCCGCTTCAAGGCGGCCGGGTTGGTGATTGCCGGACGGACGAACAGTTCCGAGATGGGCAGCCTGCCGACCGCACAGCCGCTGGCCTGGGGACCGACCCGCAACCCGTGGGCGCTCGACCGCACGTCGGGCGGATCCAGCGGCGGAGCCGCGGCGGCGGTCGCAGCTGGAATGGTCCCGTTCGCCAACGCCTCGGACGGCGGTGGCAGCATCCGCATTCCCGCGTCGTGCTGCGGACTGGTCGGGCTCAAGCCGAGCCAGGGCCGGACCACCATGGGCCCGATACGCGCCGAGGCGGGACTGGGGGTGGAACTGTGCGTGAGCCGCACCGTGCGCGACACGGCGGGACTGCTCGACGCGGTACGCGGTCCCGGTGTCGGCGACACCGTAATCGCACCCGCGCCGCAGCGACGGTACGTCGAAGAGGTGGGCGCCGATCCCGGCCGGTTGCGCATCGGGATGCTCGACGTGCACCCGCGCGGCGAGTTCCTGCATCAAGACTGCATCTTTGCGGTGCGGGCCGCGGCATCGCTACTGGAAGGGCTCGGTCACCTCGTCGAGCCGGCGTGGCCGGCCGTTCTCGCCGATACTATGTTGACCGAGAAGTTCATGACGCTGTGGTCGACGCAGCTAGCACTGGCGGCACGCAGGTTCAGCGAGACCCTGGGGCGCGAAGTGACCGCTGACGACATCGAGCCGGTGAACTGGGCGCTCATTGAGCGTGCGCAGCTGTTGAGCGCCGTCGAATACGCCGCGGCGCAGGACACGGTGTGGGCGTTTCGGCGTGCACTGCAACGGTGGTGGGCCCACGGTTGGGACGTGCTACTCACACCGACGGTGGCCGAACCACCGCTGCCACTGAGCGAGTTCGAGAACAACCCCGAGCATCCAACGGCACCGATGCGCCGCGGCGGGCAATTCGCCGCGTTCACACCGCCGTTCAACATGAGCGGGCAGCCCGCAATCAGCCTGCCCTTGCACCGCAACGCCGACGGCCTGCCCATCGGCATACAGCTGGTCAGCGCCTACGGACGCGAAGACATCCTCATCCGCGTTGCCACGCAATTGGAATCGGCCCAGCCCTGGTCGTCGGATCACCCGACGATCCGTTGCTGA
- a CDS encoding nitroreductase family deazaflavin-dependent oxidoreductase has translation MSVRSFDDANVFHRAMRAAAATKTGRIVFRPTAHRLDRLVSRLTGGKRSFARIAAGLPAVILTTTGAKSGKPRTVALMGIPRPDGVAVVATNYGNAKHPGWYHNLKASPAVKVTMDGGTWDATARLATPVEREEIWAKGVEIFPGLIKERAWAGDRQIEAFILVW, from the coding sequence ATGTCAGTCCGCTCTTTCGACGATGCCAACGTGTTTCATCGCGCGATGCGCGCTGCCGCCGCTACGAAGACTGGTCGCATCGTCTTCCGGCCGACGGCACATCGCCTGGACCGGCTGGTCAGTAGGCTCACCGGGGGCAAGCGTAGCTTCGCCAGGATCGCGGCCGGCCTGCCAGCGGTTATCCTCACCACCACCGGCGCCAAGTCCGGGAAGCCCCGCACCGTCGCGCTGATGGGCATTCCGCGTCCCGATGGTGTGGCCGTGGTCGCGACGAACTACGGCAATGCCAAACACCCGGGCTGGTATCACAACCTCAAGGCCAGTCCTGCGGTCAAGGTGACGATGGATGGCGGTACCTGGGATGCCACCGCCCGCCTCGCCACACCCGTTGAGCGCGAGGAGATTTGGGCGAAAGGCGTCGAAATCTTCCCGGGTCTCATCAAGGAGCGAGCTTGGGCCGGCGACCGCCAGATCGAGGCGTTCATCCTCGTCTGGTGA
- a CDS encoding mycofactocin-coupled SDR family oxidoreductase yields MGALDGRVALITGGARGQGRAHALALAAEGADIVAADAPGPMSDLTYPLATEDDLRETAKLVDELGRRCLPIAIDVRDSAQVDAAIAQTVTDLGSLDIVVANAGIVSTGPVEQVSDQVWQQLVDTNLSGVFHTLRAAIPVMRRQHFGRIVVTSSMGGRMGIPELAAYNATKWGIIGLAKSVALEVAKVGITVNVICPTTTQTPMVQPAGADDVPDDLVRRMMKANPIPRPWLQPEDVSRGVVYLVTDPGVITGSVLEIGLGGSARTH; encoded by the coding sequence ATGGGTGCCTTGGATGGACGTGTCGCCTTGATCACCGGAGGGGCTCGAGGGCAAGGGCGCGCGCATGCCTTGGCTTTAGCGGCCGAAGGGGCGGACATCGTCGCCGCCGATGCGCCCGGTCCGATGAGTGACTTGACCTACCCGCTCGCCACCGAGGACGACCTACGAGAGACGGCCAAGCTCGTTGACGAGCTTGGCCGACGCTGTCTGCCGATAGCCATCGACGTGCGAGACTCAGCCCAGGTTGATGCCGCGATCGCACAGACGGTAACCGACCTGGGCAGCCTCGACATCGTGGTGGCCAATGCTGGCATCGTCAGCACCGGACCCGTGGAGCAGGTGAGCGATCAGGTTTGGCAGCAGCTCGTGGACACCAACCTGTCAGGCGTATTTCACACCCTGCGGGCGGCCATACCGGTCATGCGACGGCAGCATTTCGGCAGGATCGTGGTGACATCCTCCATGGGTGGTCGAATGGGCATCCCGGAGCTGGCCGCGTACAACGCCACCAAATGGGGGATCATCGGGCTCGCCAAATCCGTCGCCTTGGAGGTCGCCAAAGTGGGCATCACGGTCAATGTCATCTGTCCGACCACTACGCAGACTCCGATGGTGCAGCCCGCGGGCGCCGACGACGTTCCCGACGACTTGGTGCGCCGCATGATGAAAGCCAACCCGATACCTCGACCGTGGCTACAACCCGAGGACGTCAGCCGCGGCGTGGTCTACCTGGTCACCGACCCCGGCGTTATCACCGGCAGTGTCCTGGAGATTGGCCTCGGAGGCAGCGCGCGCACTCACTGA